One segment of Marvinbryantia formatexigens DSM 14469 DNA contains the following:
- a CDS encoding acyltransferase domain-containing protein yields MELFELCRKIQLQKEVVSRLYDVVKNIHFPVLADQLDRLTDIRTAPEAYEELKNYFGEDPDNLSLLACSLECAARDYEKYRQKHIPDEIYVDTMKCFTRFIGECYAETGRYAFDRGWWTYRQLSMTLFRIGALEYEWTRYENKPAIAVHIPSDADFRDASVEESLRQSVEFCKKYYPEYTGCRYTCDSWLLSPKLGALLDESSNIRKFQRRFDLISTNPDDREFIQWLFHVSAETDCRKLKEDTSLQRKVKKVLLEGDNIGSAYGVMR; encoded by the coding sequence ATGGAATTATTTGAATTGTGCAGAAAAATTCAGTTGCAGAAGGAAGTCGTCAGCAGACTTTATGACGTTGTAAAAAACATCCACTTTCCGGTTCTGGCAGACCAGCTTGACCGGCTGACGGACATCCGGACAGCCCCGGAAGCTTATGAAGAGCTGAAAAATTATTTCGGCGAAGACCCGGATAATCTTTCTCTTCTTGCATGCAGTCTGGAATGTGCGGCAAGAGATTATGAAAAATACAGGCAGAAACATATCCCCGATGAAATTTACGTGGATACCATGAAATGCTTTACCAGATTTATCGGTGAATGTTACGCCGAAACGGGAAGATATGCGTTTGACCGCGGCTGGTGGACATACCGTCAGCTTTCCATGACCTTATTCCGGATTGGTGCTCTTGAGTACGAGTGGACCCGTTATGAAAACAAACCGGCAATCGCAGTCCACATTCCCTCCGATGCGGATTTCCGTGATGCATCTGTGGAGGAATCCCTGCGCCAGTCAGTCGAATTTTGCAAAAAATACTATCCGGAATATACCGGCTGCCGGTATACCTGCGATTCCTGGCTGCTATCGCCAAAGCTTGGCGCCCTGCTGGATGAAAGCTCCAATATCCGGAAATTCCAGCGCCGGTTCGACCTTATCAGCACGAACCCCGACGATAGGGAATTTATCCAATGGCTGTTTCACGTATCCGCAGAAACGGACTGCCGCAAGCTTAAAGAAGATACCTCTCTGCAGAGAAAAGTAAAAAAAGTGCTGCTCGAAGGGGATAACATCGGTTCCGCATACGGCGTCATGCGGTAA